One Parcubacteria group bacterium DNA window includes the following coding sequences:
- a CDS encoding AAA family ATPase, with protein sequence MHFPMGEEGEREAKTQELRKLVETFAQLPEHLEFKPGTTIIVGPNGAGKTTLAKAVLYSIIMEQRIAQEQDSGRPFTRADAEKEIFEPKGMASLFFGNRVKSDGPIVGHIAQALHTEKYNNISDGTPQYWDLAQEAGVTAMLHNHRTSSLLEESEGGYTSNFKGEMKRTRGTGSKAIHVARNSNRQTLDRGMMLKIRYMKEQAEGKPQVGFFDEPEAGMDPRRHMGLLAEVDDFSGPESIRIVVTNSPVLFADPNVARIDLAFPERGIFYPRDYPEDKN encoded by the coding sequence ATGCACTTCCCGATGGGAGAAGAAGGTGAGCGCGAAGCGAAAACCCAGGAGTTGCGCAAGCTCGTAGAAACCTTTGCCCAACTACCTGAACATCTGGAGTTTAAACCGGGAACCACAATCATTGTCGGACCAAACGGGGCTGGCAAGACAACACTCGCGAAAGCTGTTCTCTACAGTATTATCATGGAGCAAAGGATTGCACAGGAACAAGATTCTGGCAGACCTTTTACGAGAGCTGACGCAGAGAAGGAGATTTTTGAGCCAAAGGGCATGGCATCTTTGTTTTTTGGGAATAGAGTAAAAAGTGACGGACCAATAGTTGGTCATATTGCCCAAGCGCTCCACACGGAGAAATACAATAATATTTCGGACGGAACCCCACAGTATTGGGATCTTGCGCAAGAAGCGGGAGTGACAGCAATGCTACATAACCACAGGACCTCAAGTCTTCTCGAAGAGAGCGAGGGAGGCTATACCTCGAATTTCAAGGGAGAGATGAAACGTACAAGAGGTACCGGTTCGAAGGCAATACATGTAGCGAGGAACTCAAATCGTCAGACACTCGACAGAGGCATGATGCTTAAAATTCGTTACATGAAAGAACAAGCTGAAGGCAAGCCACAAGTAGGATTCTTTGATGAACCAGAAGCGGGCATGGACCCGCGTCGCCACATGGGGCTGCTTGCAGAAGTCGATGACTTTTCAGGGCCAGAATCTATACGGATCGTCGTCACCAACTCCCCAGTGCTTTTTGCTGACCCAAACGTGGCAAGGATTGACCTCGCCTTTCCAGAGCGCGGCATTTTCTACCCAAGAGATTATCCTGAAGACAAGAACTAG
- a CDS encoding ComF family protein has protein sequence MFSYLFDLLFPQKCIRCNEEGAVFCEGCLQELPPAPQTWSRRQSGLHIEAIFDYRDPTVRRGIWLWKYRGRRTILKIFAQALYDRLLEDIGDELLFTGSESPLLVPLPLAFWRERMRGFNQTEMLALELSALDRGVSFVYIPKVLKKTRATLPQTKLRERAARLRNIKDCFLVSNPEIVAGKTVILLDDVYTTGATLEEAAKTLRAAGAKKVLAYTVAH, from the coding sequence ATGTTTTCCTATCTCTTCGACCTCCTTTTCCCTCAAAAATGCATTCGGTGCAACGAAGAAGGCGCCGTGTTCTGTGAAGGGTGCTTGCAAGAACTGCCGCCGGCCCCGCAAACGTGGAGCCGGCGGCAAAGCGGCCTCCACATCGAAGCCATCTTTGATTACCGCGACCCAACCGTGCGGCGCGGTATATGGCTCTGGAAATATAGGGGTAGACGCACTATTTTAAAAATCTTTGCACAAGCACTGTATGACCGCCTCCTTGAAGACATTGGTGACGAGTTGTTGTTTACGGGGAGTGAATCGCCCCTCCTTGTTCCATTACCACTCGCCTTCTGGCGCGAACGCATGCGTGGGTTTAACCAAACAGAGATGCTTGCTCTCGAACTCTCTGCCCTCGACCGTGGCGTTTCGTTCGTCTATATCCCGAAGGTATTGAAAAAGACGCGGGCTACCCTCCCGCAGACAAAGCTGCGAGAACGCGCTGCGCGTCTACGAAATATCAAAGATTGTTTTCTTGTTTCAAACCCGGAGATTGTTGCGGGCAAGACTGTCATTCTGCTCGACGATGTCTACACCACCGGCGCAACACTCGAGGAAGCGGCAAAAACCCTTCGTGCCGCAGGCGCGAAGAAAGTTCTTGCCTACACCGTGGCGCACTAG
- the pilM gene encoding type IV pilus assembly protein PilM, whose amino-acid sequence MAESLPFGTSNTLGRARGFVLDFIDDLLKRKDKSVVGVDIGSSSIKVVQLKKRGGKAVLETYGELSLGPYANLEVGQATKLPQEKVSEALIDLMREANVDAVAGGLAIPLSQSLLSIIEIPLVSERKIADMVPLEARRYIPVPISEVTLDWRIVPELDSTSRVAEGEGDKAALKKVKVQIAAIHNEVISRYSNIAATSGLAIDFLEIEAFSLIRALDIRAREAVLIIDIGAGSTKVVIAEGELPFRSHIINRGAQDITQALSKSLGVSVLKAEEMKRTVGLTDGVENQNTRDVIRLIMQGIFSEANRILLDYERSYSVAVSKVILSGGGALLRGTLELAKENFEVEVALAHPFANINIPAFMEGTLKEAGPSFSVALGIAMRKLQEIE is encoded by the coding sequence ATGGCAGAGTCTCTTCCTTTCGGCACATCAAACACGCTTGGACGTGCGAGGGGTTTCGTACTTGATTTTATTGATGACCTCTTAAAGAGGAAAGACAAAAGCGTGGTTGGTGTCGACATCGGCTCTTCGTCAATTAAAGTCGTCCAGCTAAAGAAAAGGGGCGGCAAGGCCGTTCTCGAGACCTATGGTGAACTGTCCCTCGGACCTTACGCGAATCTTGAGGTTGGGCAAGCGACAAAGCTCCCACAGGAGAAGGTGAGCGAGGCTCTTATCGACCTCATGCGCGAAGCAAATGTCGATGCCGTCGCCGGAGGCCTCGCTATACCGCTTTCGCAGAGTCTACTTTCTATCATCGAAATTCCGCTCGTTTCAGAACGGAAGATTGCTGACATGGTCCCACTTGAGGCACGCCGCTATATTCCTGTACCCATTTCTGAAGTCACGCTTGACTGGAGGATTGTACCAGAGCTCGACAGCACGTCGAGGGTGGCGGAGGGCGAAGGGGACAAGGCGGCTCTTAAGAAAGTGAAAGTGCAGATTGCCGCCATTCACAATGAAGTCATCAGCCGCTATTCGAACATTGCAGCGACCAGCGGACTCGCGATTGATTTTCTGGAAATCGAAGCATTCAGTCTGATACGCGCGCTTGATATTCGAGCGCGAGAGGCCGTCCTCATCATTGACATTGGCGCCGGCTCGACAAAGGTGGTCATCGCGGAAGGGGAGTTGCCGTTTCGATCGCACATCATTAATCGCGGCGCGCAAGATATTACACAAGCACTTTCAAAATCCCTTGGCGTCTCGGTCCTTAAGGCCGAGGAGATGAAACGCACGGTCGGGCTTACGGATGGTGTAGAGAATCAGAATACTCGCGACGTGATACGGCTTATCATGCAAGGTATCTTCTCTGAAGCGAATCGGATTCTCCTCGACTATGAGCGTTCATATAGTGTCGCCGTTAGCAAGGTTATCTTGTCCGGAGGAGGAGCACTTCTCCGTGGCACGCTCGAACTCGCAAAAGAGAATTTCGAAGTCGAGGTTGCTTTGGCGCATCCATTTGCAAACATCAACATCCCAGCATTTATGGAGGGGACACTCAAAGAAGCAGGTCCAAGCTTTTCTGTTGCACTTGGCATTGCGATGAGAAAGCTTCAAGAAATCGAATAA
- the tadA gene encoding Flp pilus assembly complex ATPase component TadA has translation MPFLDYLLQKGVIKAKEVETVRNEAGENNEAPESVLMRRGMGRDELLKLKSEYFSVPYKSVDPSKVPLDVMKLIPEESAKHYKFVPVGVEEGVLQVGMVEPDNIDAKDALQFISAKVEMPYKLFLIGEDDFNAVFENYQSLSGEVTKALSQLETDEPVLGSVAKEEPEKAKPGVTIVEEAPISKIVAVILKHAVEGGASDIHIEPTEEKVQVRFRVGGLLQTSLLLPRDVLPAVVARIKVLAGLRLDEKRKPQDGSFGARIEKRKIDFRVSTLPTYYGEKVVMRILDPGMGIKKLEETGLTKEGMDMIRAALHLPFGLILLTGPTGSGKTTTLYAMLNELNREVDNVVSLEDPVEYLIKGVSQSQVRPEIGYTFATGLRSIFRQDPDIILVGEIRDKETATLAIQAALTGHLVLSTIHTNNAAGVVPRLVDMGIDPYLIAPTLVLAVAQRLVPILCDEKKAIPIEGAMKEMIDRQFAEIPAEFRKNLPHGTQVYEAAPSSTCPTGTRGRVGVYEMFTINKEMERVILENPVEEAILKVARNKGMLTMKDDAMIKAIQGKISFLEVNRFE, from the coding sequence ATGCCATTTTTAGACTATCTCTTACAGAAAGGCGTCATAAAGGCGAAAGAAGTTGAAACCGTACGCAATGAAGCTGGCGAAAACAACGAGGCGCCAGAGAGTGTTTTGATGCGACGCGGCATGGGGAGGGATGAACTCCTGAAACTCAAGTCAGAATACTTTAGCGTGCCCTACAAGTCGGTTGACCCAAGCAAAGTGCCGCTCGATGTCATGAAGCTTATCCCCGAAGAGTCTGCGAAGCATTACAAGTTTGTACCGGTCGGAGTTGAAGAAGGGGTGCTACAAGTTGGAATGGTGGAGCCGGACAACATCGACGCCAAGGATGCGTTGCAGTTTATTTCTGCAAAAGTGGAGATGCCGTACAAGCTTTTCTTGATTGGTGAGGACGATTTTAACGCAGTCTTCGAGAACTATCAGAGCTTATCGGGCGAGGTTACCAAGGCACTCTCGCAGTTGGAGACAGACGAGCCCGTGCTGGGAAGTGTCGCAAAAGAAGAGCCTGAAAAAGCGAAACCAGGAGTCACCATCGTAGAGGAAGCGCCAATCTCGAAGATCGTTGCGGTTATTTTGAAACACGCCGTCGAAGGCGGTGCTTCTGACATTCATATCGAACCTACCGAAGAAAAAGTGCAGGTGCGCTTTCGTGTCGGCGGACTCCTCCAGACAAGCCTCCTCCTTCCTCGAGATGTGCTTCCGGCTGTTGTTGCCCGAATAAAAGTGTTGGCAGGGCTACGCCTCGATGAAAAAAGGAAGCCTCAAGACGGTAGTTTTGGCGCACGCATCGAAAAGAGAAAAATCGACTTCCGTGTTTCGACACTACCCACATACTATGGAGAAAAGGTAGTGATGCGTATTCTCGACCCAGGCATGGGTATTAAGAAACTTGAGGAAACTGGGCTCACTAAGGAGGGGATGGACATGATAAGAGCTGCGCTCCACCTACCTTTCGGACTCATTTTGCTTACTGGTCCCACCGGCTCTGGAAAGACGACCACACTCTACGCCATGTTGAACGAGCTCAATCGCGAGGTAGACAACGTCGTTTCACTCGAAGACCCAGTTGAGTACTTGATTAAGGGGGTTTCGCAGTCACAGGTGCGCCCGGAAATCGGTTACACGTTTGCAACCGGACTCCGATCTATCTTCCGCCAAGACCCAGACATTATTTTGGTTGGTGAGATCCGTGACAAGGAAACAGCAACGCTCGCTATTCAGGCCGCACTCACGGGACACCTCGTCTTGTCGACAATACACACAAACAATGCCGCCGGCGTGGTGCCCCGTCTCGTTGACATGGGGATAGACCCGTATCTCATCGCGCCCACATTGGTGCTTGCCGTTGCACAGCGACTGGTCCCTATACTTTGTGATGAAAAAAAAGCTATTCCCATTGAGGGCGCAATGAAAGAAATGATTGATCGGCAGTTTGCAGAGATTCCCGCAGAGTTTCGCAAGAATCTTCCGCATGGGACCCAAGTGTATGAGGCGGCGCCATCTTCTACGTGTCCGACGGGTACACGAGGGCGAGTGGGTGTCTATGAAATGTTTACCATCAACAAGGAAATGGAGCGCGTGATTCTCGAGAACCCTGTTGAAGAGGCGATTTTGAAAGTCGCGCGAAATAAGGGAATGCTTACCATGAAAGACGATGCGATGATTAAGGCCATTCAAGGTAAGATTTCGTTCCTCGAAGTGAATCGATTTGAGTAG
- a CDS encoding response regulator, producing the protein MTSEANSNVLIVDDDKFLLDMYSLKFKEAAFRVETADSSEAAYEAVKKGGQDVVLLDILMPSMDGFELLKRIKGEGLGQTTKFIVLSNLGEPSDIEKARELGADGYIVKATATPTEVVEVVRKVLLSENKK; encoded by the coding sequence ATGACCTCCGAAGCTAATTCCAACGTCCTTATAGTAGACGACGATAAATTTCTGCTCGACATGTATTCCCTCAAGTTTAAGGAAGCAGCGTTCCGGGTTGAGACGGCTGATTCGAGCGAGGCTGCGTATGAAGCCGTCAAAAAGGGAGGGCAAGACGTGGTCCTCTTGGACATCCTCATGCCTTCTATGGATGGGTTTGAACTCCTGAAACGTATTAAGGGCGAAGGATTAGGACAAACCACGAAGTTCATTGTACTTTCGAATCTTGGCGAACCGTCTGATATAGAAAAAGCGAGGGAGCTTGGCGCCGACGGCTATATTGTTAAAGCGACAGCAACGCCAACTGAAGTTGTCGAAGTGGTTCGCAAAGTGTTGCTGTCAGAAAACAAGAAATAA
- a CDS encoding PilT/PilU family type 4a pilus ATPase: MDNAHVTIERLADTVSKEGGSDLHLHDGGHPIIRVAGSLIPLVKEPVLSVTDMQGIAEYLLGKERYERFLLEREIDFSYTTTKDGGGEKARFRGNAYFERGSISIALRLIPAKIQTLDELNLPKTLEIFARREQGFFLVVGPVGHGKSTTLASLVDTVNRERAAHILTIEDPIEFTYTPAQSLIDQREVGIDTADFATALRAMFRQDIDVVMIGEMRGPATISAAVTAAETGHLVYSTLHTNNAAQTVDRIIDSFPGEQQNQIKSQLAQSLAGIFSQRLIPRISGGLIPAYELLINNSAVSNLIREGRVYELNVVIETGAGEGMIDMNRTLAELVRRGEITVENAQLYSPNPQGLGRLV, from the coding sequence ATGGATAACGCGCACGTGACAATCGAAAGGCTTGCCGACACTGTCTCCAAAGAGGGTGGTTCCGACCTGCACCTTCATGATGGTGGGCATCCCATTATTCGTGTTGCTGGTTCGCTCATTCCGCTAGTTAAGGAGCCGGTGCTTTCTGTGACGGACATGCAGGGCATCGCAGAGTACCTTTTGGGCAAGGAACGGTACGAACGCTTTCTTCTCGAGCGCGAAATCGACTTTTCCTATACTACGACCAAGGATGGAGGTGGAGAAAAGGCTCGTTTTCGTGGTAATGCCTATTTTGAGCGGGGGAGTATCTCCATCGCTCTTCGGCTTATTCCCGCGAAGATACAGACACTCGATGAATTGAACCTACCGAAGACACTTGAGATATTCGCGCGTCGAGAGCAAGGGTTTTTCTTGGTTGTCGGTCCTGTGGGTCACGGCAAGTCAACAACACTTGCCTCACTTGTCGATACCGTGAACCGCGAACGCGCAGCGCACATCTTGACCATCGAGGATCCGATTGAGTTCACCTACACTCCAGCGCAGTCCTTGATTGATCAGCGAGAGGTTGGTATAGATACGGCCGATTTTGCTACGGCGCTTCGGGCGATGTTTCGTCAAGACATTGACGTCGTCATGATTGGAGAAATGCGCGGACCGGCGACTATTTCTGCCGCGGTTACAGCCGCAGAGACAGGGCATCTTGTTTACTCAACACTTCACACCAACAACGCGGCACAGACAGTAGACCGTATTATCGACTCTTTCCCCGGAGAACAGCAAAACCAGATCAAAAGCCAGCTAGCGCAAAGCTTGGCGGGTATTTTCTCGCAACGCCTGATCCCACGCATTTCAGGCGGACTCATCCCAGCGTATGAGCTTCTCATCAATAACAGCGCGGTCTCAAACCTTATCCGTGAAGGCCGTGTATATGAACTCAATGTCGTTATAGAGACGGGCGCCGGAGAAGGTATGATTGATATGAATCGCACACTAGCCGAACTCGTACGCCGTGGTGAAATTACTGTAGAAAATGCGCAACTGTACTCGCCCAACCCGCAAGGGTTAGGCAGGCTAGTGTAA
- a CDS encoding type II secretion system F family protein, whose translation MLFEYKALTKEGEERGGSIEALNRDVAIRSLQERGLTIVSISGGDKQPFWQIRLTWFDRVPNRDVVILSRQIATLFLAEVSALRVFRLLADESENVLLRSILSDVAQEIQGGSAISDAMAKHPSVFSHFYVNMVRAGEEAGKLNETFAYLADYLDRSYALTIKTRNALIYPAFVLTVFLVVIVLLLTLVFPRLTSILTEAGQDIPIYTQIVISISNFLVNYGIFLLVLLAAGGIWAWKFGGTERGKMYFSRLIITVPVLGGLTRKLYLSRIADNMYTMLTSGISIVRALEVTSSVVGNAVYRELLIEAAEGVKTGRSISEMFTGHREIPNIMVQILKVGEETGELGNILKTLSGFYQREVNDSIDTFIGLIEPALIVGLAACAGLLLSSVLLPIYNLSSGI comes from the coding sequence ATGCTTTTCGAATACAAGGCACTAACTAAAGAAGGCGAGGAGAGGGGCGGATCGATTGAAGCCCTGAACCGAGATGTCGCCATTCGCTCGCTACAGGAGCGAGGGCTTACTATTGTTTCTATTTCAGGAGGAGACAAACAACCCTTTTGGCAAATACGCCTTACGTGGTTTGATCGCGTACCCAACCGAGACGTAGTCATTCTCTCTCGCCAGATCGCCACACTTTTTCTTGCCGAAGTGTCTGCGCTTCGGGTGTTTCGCCTTCTTGCCGACGAATCAGAAAACGTACTCTTGCGAAGCATTCTTTCTGATGTTGCCCAAGAAATTCAAGGAGGTTCTGCCATATCCGATGCTATGGCAAAGCACCCGAGTGTCTTCTCGCATTTCTATGTGAACATGGTTCGCGCGGGTGAGGAGGCGGGGAAATTGAACGAAACATTTGCCTATTTGGCAGATTACCTTGACCGTTCCTACGCGCTCACCATAAAGACGAGGAATGCCCTTATCTATCCCGCCTTCGTACTCACAGTTTTTCTTGTCGTCATTGTGCTCCTCCTGACGTTGGTGTTCCCACGCCTCACCTCGATTTTGACCGAGGCAGGACAAGATATTCCTATTTACACGCAAATCGTTATCTCAATCAGCAATTTTCTCGTGAACTACGGCATCTTCCTCCTCGTTCTTTTGGCGGCAGGAGGCATCTGGGCATGGAAGTTTGGTGGGACCGAGCGGGGTAAGATGTATTTCAGTCGCCTTATTATCACGGTGCCTGTTTTGGGCGGCCTCACGCGAAAGCTTTATCTTTCGCGCATAGCTGACAACATGTACACCATGCTTACAAGCGGCATATCGATTGTCCGCGCGCTCGAGGTAACTTCGTCCGTGGTGGGGAACGCGGTCTATCGCGAGCTTCTTATTGAGGCCGCAGAAGGAGTCAAGACAGGGCGCTCGATTTCCGAAATGTTTACGGGACACAGGGAAATCCCGAATATCATGGTTCAGATTTTGAAAGTCGGAGAAGAAACGGGAGAGCTGGGTAATATTTTGAAAACCCTGTCTGGCTTTTACCAACGAGAAGTAAACGATTCGATCGACACCTTCATCGGGCTTATAGAGCCGGCATTAATCGTGGGACTTGCCGCCTGTGCGGGGCTTCTCCTCTCATCCGTCCTTTTGCCGATTTACAATCTCTCTTCAGGAATATAA
- a CDS encoding prepilin-type N-terminal cleavage/methylation domain-containing protein — protein MDNFYIMFYSQRKQGETRGFTLIELLVVISIIGLLSAVVLASLNTARQKSRDAKRVADIKQLQLALELYFDDEGNYPANITDVGNLITPGYLPALPKDPTDDAVYPYTQLSSGADYHLGASLEDDQHVALDADVDADSTNVDGADADGCADEATRFCYDVAP, from the coding sequence ATGGATAATTTTTACATTATGTTTTACTCACAACGAAAACAAGGAGAAACTCGCGGTTTTACATTGATTGAACTTTTGGTCGTCATCTCGATTATTGGGCTTCTTTCGGCAGTTGTGTTGGCATCTTTGAACACAGCCCGTCAAAAGTCACGTGACGCAAAGCGCGTTGCTGACATCAAACAGCTTCAATTGGCGCTCGAGCTTTACTTTGATGACGAGGGGAACTACCCGGCAAACATTACAGACGTTGGGAACTTGATAACCCCTGGTTATCTCCCAGCTCTTCCAAAGGATCCGACCGATGACGCTGTGTATCCTTACACCCAACTTTCAAGTGGTGCTGACTACCACCTCGGGGCGAGCTTAGAGGACGACCAGCATGTAGCCCTTGATGCAGATGTCGACGCTGACAGCACCAACGTTGACGGTGCAGACGCCGACGGCTGTGCGGATGAGGCAACTAGGTTTTGCTACGACGTAGCGCCGTAA
- a CDS encoding prepilin peptidase, producing MDSIVFFYFVLGLFVGSFLNVVVLRLNTGRDMVHSRSSCFSCGKTLSWYELIPLVSFFVQNGRCRRCKSKISWQYPIVELTSGFLFASVAWHEFGIWNGDVLIGQILDSIFYILIFSVLLAITVYDARHKIIPNILVYVFDALAFLTVLGFGNWSLLGDSSLKIENFITGLIFFSFFAGIWFLSQGRWMGFGDAKLALGLGWLLGPSLGIAGLVLSFWIGALFGLAALSIRRLFSRWGRDTISLQSEIPFAPFLVVGAFLAFLFDIGFFDLQNLFVLYVF from the coding sequence ATGGATAGCATCGTATTTTTCTATTTTGTACTCGGCCTCTTCGTGGGCAGCTTTCTCAATGTTGTCGTTCTGCGCCTCAACACAGGACGTGACATGGTGCACTCTCGGTCTAGCTGTTTTTCGTGCGGAAAAACACTTTCATGGTATGAGCTCATCCCGCTCGTCAGTTTCTTTGTACAGAACGGCCGCTGTCGGAGATGTAAAAGCAAAATATCATGGCAATACCCCATCGTAGAACTTACGAGTGGGTTCTTATTTGCATCTGTCGCGTGGCACGAGTTTGGGATTTGGAATGGCGATGTTTTAATAGGCCAGATTCTAGATTCTATATTCTACATACTTATTTTCTCTGTGCTTCTTGCCATTACCGTGTATGACGCCCGCCACAAAATCATCCCCAATATACTCGTCTATGTTTTCGATGCGCTCGCGTTCCTCACTGTTTTAGGCTTTGGAAATTGGAGCTTGCTTGGAGATTCGTCATTAAAAATTGAAAATTTCATCACAGGACTTATCTTTTTTTCTTTTTTTGCGGGTATTTGGTTTTTATCGCAAGGGCGGTGGATGGGTTTTGGCGACGCAAAGCTGGCACTAGGACTGGGCTGGCTCCTCGGACCGTCACTCGGCATTGCGGGGCTGGTCCTTTCCTTTTGGATAGGTGCCCTCTTCGGGCTTGCCGCGCTCTCAATCAGACGTTTGTTTTCGAGATGGGGGCGAGATACAATATCATTACAAAGTGAAATTCCGTTTGCGCCATTCCTCGTCGTTGGCGCCTTCCTCGCATTCTTGTTTGATATCGGCTTCTTTGATCTCCAGAATCTCTTTGTCCTGTATGTTTTTTAG
- a CDS encoding type II secretion system protein: MFFSPPTHFAAGVPARGRNTRRYAQGFTLVELIVTISIFVIISAITLFNYPSFSSRIALDNLAHEIALTVREAQVFGTSVREFGAGSGTFPGHGIYFATSDNTHFTLFADVDSDGFYGGCVGDVCAEQVDEYAMQQGHTLSQLCVYASPGGGCISVPALHITYVRPNPEAQIRDNGGSLYAYAAIAVSSSRGDTRTVEVWSNGQITVRR; encoded by the coding sequence ATGTTTTTTAGTCCACCTACTCATTTTGCCGCAGGTGTGCCCGCACGGGGGCGCAACACACGCCGCTACGCGCAAGGCTTCACGTTGGTGGAACTCATTGTGACAATCTCCATCTTTGTCATCATCTCTGCCATTACCCTCTTCAACTATCCGAGCTTCTCTAGTCGCATTGCGTTGGACAACTTGGCTCACGAGATAGCTCTGACAGTACGTGAGGCGCAGGTGTTTGGCACCAGTGTTCGGGAATTCGGCGCGGGGAGCGGTACGTTCCCTGGACATGGGATTTACTTCGCGACGAGCGACAATACACACTTCACTCTTTTTGCCGATGTCGATTCAGATGGGTTTTACGGGGGGTGTGTAGGTGATGTCTGCGCTGAGCAGGTGGACGAGTACGCCATGCAACAAGGGCACACCCTGTCACAGTTGTGTGTTTACGCCTCTCCGGGAGGGGGGTGTATTTCGGTTCCCGCACTTCACATTACGTATGTGCGTCCCAATCCGGAAGCGCAGATCCGAGATAATGGTGGTTCTCTCTATGCGTATGCCGCGATCGCCGTGTCCTCTTCTCGCGGCGATACGCGAACGGTTGAAGTGTGGTCAAACGGGCAGATAACTGTCCGTCGATAG
- a CDS encoding prepilin-type N-terminal cleavage/methylation domain-containing protein — protein sequence MLKSKSQKSQKGFTVLEMIVALGLFTVVVTVAVGALTALGTASGKAQSSRIVMDNLNFTVENIARSMRVGTKYHCGSGGTLTDPLPCQVNGEQFIAFLDSQSRTVAFRLNAGRIEKSTNCSPFLCSDWLGITDPALTITEFRFFVTGAFSGDGVQPKALLVVVGTAGRKDIEEATFNLQTLITQRLLDS from the coding sequence ATGCTAAAGTCTAAAAGTCAAAAGTCGCAAAAGGGGTTCACGGTGCTTGAGATGATCGTTGCGCTCGGGCTTTTTACCGTTGTCGTCACGGTCGCCGTCGGTGCATTAACTGCACTCGGTACCGCCTCAGGAAAGGCGCAGTCATCCCGCATCGTTATGGATAACTTGAATTTCACCGTTGAGAACATTGCGCGAAGTATGCGCGTGGGTACGAAGTATCATTGCGGATCAGGAGGAACTCTTACGGACCCACTACCTTGCCAGGTTAATGGAGAACAGTTCATAGCATTTTTGGATTCTCAATCAAGGACGGTCGCCTTCCGCCTCAACGCAGGTCGCATTGAGAAATCGACAAATTGTAGCCCTTTTTTGTGCAGTGACTGGCTCGGCATTACCGACCCTGCACTCACCATTACGGAATTTCGTTTCTTTGTCACTGGGGCATTCTCGGGGGACGGTGTTCAGCCGAAGGCGCTTTTAGTGGTAGTGGGCACTGCTGGCAGAAAAGACATTGAGGAGGCGACATTTAATCTGCAAACACTCATTACTCAGCGTCTCTTAGATTCATAA